CTTGCACATTTTGCCCTCTTCTTCAATCAGGTTAGTCTGACTAACTTCTATAAAATAAATCAGTCCATTATTTCTATGCTTTTTCATATATGATAGCTCAAAGGATATGATCATGATGTTCCCATTGCTTTTACAGGGACAATGCTGTTGTGCTGGCTCTCGTACATATGTACACGAAAGTGTATACGATGAATTTGTAGAGAAAGCTAAGGCACGTGCCATAAAGCGTGTTGTTGGCGATCCATTCAGGAAGGACATTGAACAAGGTCCTCAGGTATACTGACAGTTCTAATTTCTTACTAGCACTGTATAAGAAGTGGATGAAATGCTCACTTTTCCTGGATTTTGTCAGATCGATTCAGAGCAATTTGAGAAGGTGATGAAATACATAAAGATCAGGCATTGCGAGTGGAGCTAAGCTAGAAACAGGAGGAGAACAGTTAGGTTCAAAGGGATACTACATTCAACCCACAGTTTTCTCCAATGTCAGTGAAGACATGTTGATTGCACAGGATGAAATATTCGGTCCTGTTCAATCTATCCTCAAGTTCAAGTGAGTTCATTCAATTCCTTTAAATCTAAACACccattttttattattactaAATCGATCTTGTGTCGTCTGATCATATATAATAATGTAGGGACCTCGAAGAGGTGGTTCGAAGAGCCAATGCTTCCCAATACGGTCTAGCAGCAGGAGTGTTCACACAGGACATAGACACTGCTAACACCTTAGCTCGGGCCTTAAGAGTTGGGACGGTTTGGGTGAACTGCTTCGATATATTCGATGCTGGGATCCCCTTTGGTGGGTATAAGATGAGCGGACAAGGAAGGGAGAAGGGAATTTACAGTCTCATGAATTATCTGCAAGTCAAGGCTGTGGTTACTCCTTTGAAGAATCCTGCATGGCTTTAATATGTCTGAAATAAAGAGGAGCAGAGTTTCTGccttaatttttatatttgttggTCATTGTGTATGGTGTGTAATACTAGTTGATCGATTTTGGTAGGTTGAAGTCAATGTGCAAAATGGCAAGGAAACTTAGGAAAGAGTTTAATTTTTAGGCCAAGTTACATTAAGGTACAAGCACACAAAGAAGAAATAACATGGTTATGCACATGATATAATCGGTTGAGAATGGAAAATTGCCCTTGTTCAGAATCATCTATTTACAATAGGACGATGATTTTCACTTCTGTTCCTCAAAGTTTTTTACCttcactatttgcacggactcaaATATAATACTTAAGTACTTAATCACATTATATCTAATTCGGTTATGTGAAAAAGTAATTATACTTTGTAAATATTTGATAGTTTGAATACCTACACGAATAAAACAAGATTTTACGTGATAATGTTTTGGCGTAATTCAATATAATAGCGAGACGAAATAGTGGATAGAGGATAGCCACTATCATcttctgaatttgatgtaaagTAGCAAGTAGACGAAATAGTGGATCGAGGATACCTTTTTGATTTCATGATACTCCATATTTGCTGGTGGTTTAATTATAGTAATGTCCAAGGTACTAATTAACTAGCTGATGGGAATATTGAGCTGTTGTCTGCTGATCATTCCTCCCTCCATTTTATATTACTTGTTGTTAAGTCATCCAAAGAAGGTTTTTGTTGATAAGACTctgttatgttcaacttatttacccgtaaaaaattaataattattcacttattttaatttagtttacaaaaacgaaaaataaaaataaataaataaatggaaCAGAACATAAACATAAGTTTCTAAGATCGTGCGAAAGAATTTATAAATTGATACTCAAAATCAACATGTGCTAGTGTGCTAGTGTATCAATAAAAATTCTAAGAGAACAAATAAAAAGCAGGTCTTTATATTTTAAGCAACTGATAATAAGAACTAAGAAAAAAATAGCCAGATAATATGAAATGAGGGgagtacataattttttttaaggggGGAGTACGTAGTCGAAATATAACAACTCGTCAACTATAGATAAGAGTACATGCCTGGTGTTCGCTAGAATAACACAAACGCATATGTAAACTTGTAAAGAACAAGCCATTCCATAAAATATTATTCGATATAAATCGTTTATTTTAGTTATTACGTACCtttacaaataaaaaaaacataatccATGATTCCATGGTTTTTTGAGTAATGTCATATTTTTTATGCAAGCGCATGTGTTCTACCGAGTAGTATTTTACCGGCGCTAATGTTTATTGTTCGTCCTTGTCCATTATCTAAATTGCGGAAGTATGAGTAAGTCATTGTTTAATCTTTCCCACTAATcgataattaaaatattaatttaaggAAGTAGATAGGAGTTAATTATAGCAGCATTTTCTATATAAAGTTGATCACTATCAAGAATTCAAAATGTCATGCTTTGGTGTCTACAACTTCTAGTGGTGAGTTGCTAATTATGTCTTCACTTTTACTCTTTTCCCATTAATTATCTCATTAATTTTCTGCTAATCAAGTTAATTAGTTTTGTGTTTTATAGCAAAGGCAAAGAAAGTGGCAATGGCAAGCCAAAAGATCTCATCTTTCTTATCTCGCACATTGGCTTCTTCCTCCATCCGTTCTCTGTCTCAACAAGGTACTTTCTTGCTCAAACTTGGTTTTTATTTCATGCTTTAGAGATGAAATTGCTACTTACCTCTCTATTAGATggataaattattttcttttattttcttttagttTAGCTTTGTTTTTCACTCGAATGATAAATCTcagaaaaaattaattaattgcgGATAGAGGAAGTAAGCCGGTCATAAGTTGTGACAAGAATTACTTCGTCCCTTTGAGCTTTTGTTTGTGAGGTTTAATACTAATCATTATAAAAGGGAGGTAGTAGATCTCAAGTTTATCAAGCTCATGTAAAACCAGTTTTATGTAGGAAGAGATCTATTTTGTTAAAGTTTTTGAACTTAACTTTTGTaatgcactagtagaaaaaacccctgttgcaaccccttgttgcagcgtacatgtgttaatacgcttcaacaaccagtcggtcaacgcgggtcaaaccctttaaagggttattgcagcgtacaatttaattgttccctgcaaaaaagtttgttgcagcgtacattttaaaagcccgctgcaatagctcgtttttgttgcagcgtacttgtgagagccccctgcaataacccggGTAAAAAAAATTTCGCTGCAATATTCGTTGAAactaattcaaaacaaattaagCATCTCTCACTCTCAACTCCCTTCTTCTCCCTTAACTTTCCCTGCGtcatcccctcaaaaaaaaacccTTTCTCTTCGTCGGTGGTTCTAGCCTCCTCGCCAGAGGCCACCTATTAGCTTGCTCGGCCGTTTTGATTCTGCCTATCATTCTGCCTTTTGATTTCGATTCCAATTTCACAACTAGGTTTTGGTATTGTAGATGTCGAGTTGCAATTTCTAATCAATTGGAATTGCGGAACTTGATTTTGGTGGATTCatacatttaattttttttgtttgtttgagtcCTATTCTTGATGTGCGGAAAAGGAAGGCGGTTCTACTAGATATGGAGTATAAAAGAATAAAAGGGCACGTTACAATAGTTTTTAAAACCAAAGTACTCTGTATTTCGAATGTCGTACCTTATAATATTGTAGTTTGTCTTTTCGTACATGTGACATATAAATTAAACCAAAGTTATTTTGAACGTTGTACCTTATAGTTAGTAGTCTGTTTTACATGTGACCTATTACAGTACCGGTCCGTAGAGCATGGAAAGTATGTTGTGATCTagcaacaagaatgtcaaaatcATTTCTCTTGTGGTACGGCCTAGTAATTAAGATTAAATCTTGTGTGATTCAAGGCTCAAGAGAATGAGATTGAACATCTATACGTGTGTGTTTACATGTAAGTAGTCCCACACCAGAGAAGACAATAGTTGGTTTTACTCCCTAATCGATGTGGTAATACAAGGCACTCCTAGTTCTTGAAGTTGAATTTTAACCACCAGTTTATGATGTTAGCTAGGCTCGTGTTTCGATCTGgcttttctcataaaatgaagtTAAAAATTGATTGCAATGAGCAGCTGAGCTAATCATAAACATACCCTCTGTACAAATATATGGTGTTTTAGATTAATGTTGCGCCTATTCACTGTATTTGTTCAGGAAGGACTAGTCACTGCAGAAGGGTGGTGAGCAGATACAGCACAACTGCTGCAACTGAGGAACCTATTACTCCACCTGTTAGTGTTAAATACACTCAACTTCTTATCAATGGAGAATTTGTGGATTCTGCATCAGGTGTGTTCTTATTATGCGCGATACTATAAATGACTAATCAGAAAGAAATATAATGTCTACATTTCTGAGGATTAATGAATTTCCATCTGTTTCAGGTAAAAAACTCAAAACATATGATCCTAGGACAGGAAATGTGATTGCTGAGGTTGCTGAGGGTGATGTTGAGGATATCAACCGCGCAGTTTCTGCTGCTCGCAATGCATTTGATGAAGGGCCTTGGCCTAAGATGACTGCTTATGTAACTAGCTTAGCCAGTTTCTTTTCATCTGACATTATTTTGTTTGGAAaagtaatataattaattctGAACTCTTATTCTTCAGGAAAGGTCAAAAATTCTGTTCAAATTTGCTGATCTACTTGAGCAGCATACTGATGAGATTGCTGCCCTTGAGACTTGGGATAATGGAAAACCATACGAGCAAGCTGCTAAAGTCGAATTACCAATGTGTGTTCGTCTAATGAGATATTATGCTGGTGGGTGTTATCATTGGCTCTTTTTCCCCTTTTCACAGAGGTCTACTTTAACCAATGTGTGTTTGTCTAAGAACAtatgttttgtgtttttgttgaTAATTGTTTGATGTTGAAACTTCTTAGGATGGGCTGATAAGATACATGGTCTAACTGTTCCTGCTGACGGACCATATCATCTGCAAACTCTGCATGAACCAATAGGTGTAGTAGGCCAGATTATCCCATGGAATTTCCCAATTCTCATGTTTGTGTGGAAGGTTGCACCTGCCTTAGCATGCGGGAATACCATTGTTCTGAAGACTGCAGAACAAACCCCGTTAACTGCACTCTATGCTGCAAAGCTACTCCATGAGGTACTTACTCTAAGCAAGGCCCTTTtgtttttggcttaatttcaatTTCAGGGCTTTTttttcagttaagttcagttcaattcaattcagttcagttcagctcaaaAGGACAGGGTTTGCCCCACTATGGAATAGAAATGTATTTGGGTCAGAATTTTCTGACCATAACAGTATGGCATATATCCTGCTGCAGGCTGGACTTCCTGATGGTGTAGTAAACGTGGTCTCCGGATATGGTCCTACTGCTGGTGGAGCTCTTGCCTCTCACATGGATGTGGATAAGGTAACTCTACATCTCAATGTCCTCAAAGGAAAGAATTAGTACTGATTAACATAATATTCATTAACATATATAGACTAACATGACATTCTAATTTTGCAGCTGGCTTTTACCGGATCAACTGTGACAGGGAAACTAGTGCTTGAGATGGCAGCAAAGAGTAATCTAAAGCCAGTGACTTTAGAGCTTGGAGGGAAATCACCATTTATTGTTTGCAAGGATGCTGATATAGACAAGGCAGTTGAATTAGCCCACTTTGCTCTCTTCTTCAACCAGGTTAGTTGACTTCCTAGATCGGGTTTCATGGGTCAAACACAGACATTTATTTGGTCATTTCTGTTGGTTTTTCAGGGACAATGCTGCTGTGCTGGGTCTCGTACATATGTACATGAAAGCGTACATGATGAGTTCGTTGAGAAAGCAACAGCACGTGCTATGCAGCGTGTTGTTGGTGATCCTTTCAGGAAGGACATTGAGCAAGGTCCTCAGGTAAGCCAATGTGGATCATAAAAGACACATTTGCATATTCCTTCCTATATATACACATATATGTATACATgatgttttgtttttttctgtATTGTTGCCTGAATCAGATTGATTCAGAGCAATTCGAGAAGGTAATGCAATACATAAGATCAGGTATCGAGAGTGGAGCTAAGCTAGAAACAGGAGGAGAAAGGTTGGGGTCAAAGGGTTATTACATTCAACCAACTGTTTTCTCTAATGTCAATGAAGACATGTTGATTGCACAGGATGAGATATTTGGTCCTGTTCAATCTATCTTCAAATTCAAGTGAGTATTCCCTTCTTTAACTGTTCAATCAACCAAGTTAATTAAGAAACAACCTGTTGTTTTTTCTTATAAATCGTCCAATCTAAAgagtatgtatgtatgtatgtatgtatgtatttaCTTGTAGGGAATTACAAGAGGTGGTGCAACGAGCCAATAACACTCACTATGGGTTAGCAGCAGGAGTCTTCACCCAAGACATAGACACTGCTAATACATTAGCTCGAGCCTTGAGAGTTGGGACGGTTTGGGTGAACTGCTACGATGTTTTCGATGCAGCCATTCCATTCGGAGGGTACAAGATGAGTGGACAAGGAAGGGAGAAAGGTATATACTGTCTCCAGAACTACTTGCAAGTCAAGGCTGTGGTTACTCCTCTGAAGAATCCTGCATGGTTATAATACAGTATCAAATAAAATACTGTTGTTAAGTGTTCTTAATTATCTTCTGTATTTCTCACCAACTTAGTTGGTTTATAATAAAAGAGATGCCATTTTGTCTACCTTGATTTAATTTTCCATTAATATATATTGAAAATTGAGATTATTTATGTGTGTGATGGTGCACCTGATTTTCGGATACATATAAGAAATTTCACTTATGTCTGGGCAatatttatactccctccgtttctttttgtttgttacgtttggacttttgcacgtttattaacgtataataaagatttttttgctttttcattaataaaaataaaccaaagtaaaacctcaatccactaatcattacaacaaccaataagattgtttgatttatcaaaatgaaccaataatggaaaaacaCAAATATTGATAACTTAACctacttgggaaattgtaaagaaatttaatgagttgtaaaaattagaccaattaaaattaaagtttggcacaaaaaatggtagtataataagtttataaaagaaaagattcttctacgtaacaaacattatgaaacaccctaaaataaatacgtaacaaacaaaaagaaacggagagaGTATTACCTACCCAGCCTCTTAGCATTGAATTATAATTATGTTTGGCTCTAATTGCATTGGCAATCAACTATTGGTATAAATTCCTCTCAAATTATTGTCATTTAATCGTTATGGGAAAACTTGATTAATAGTGGAATTGATCAACACTGTATAAGACTATAAGGTTCCATTGAAATTAAGggaaaaaacaagaaaaggaAGTTACAATTTATCATTAGTAACACTGATCAAACTTACCAACAACAATAAAAACCAAACTAAATAGGGAGTAAAAAAGATTTGAAGTCTGTCAGACAACCGTGTGATCTTCCTCAAGTTCATGGGAAACTGAGGAACGATCATCTATAATTCATCCACCAAATTTGGTTTTCTGTCTCTTTAGAACTCAAAGATACAGAGGTACGAATACTATAGAACAGATCCTGTTCAAGTAAGGTCGTGCTATGTATACTTAACTCTACCGTTTATATAGATGAAGTCTTATTTCTAAAATATAAATGTGGGATAAACTTATAGCACCAAGGTTCAGCACTCAGCAGTGAAGTAAGTTTTGATAAATAGACATATAGTATGATCTCATCCTCAACACTTTTCAAAGATTCATATGTCTAGCTCAAAAAATTTCATTGCTTATTCAGATTTACTTCAGCTGGAGGCGGGCAAAAATCTGCACACGGAAATATTATGTTTGTGTAGTTATATGATTCGTTTGACATGGAGAAATTTGTATTAAAAtcgcaataaaataaaatcaaagtaAAGTAAACACAATTTCAAACAGAAGGCCTATAGCCTTGAATCATTAGTAGTTTGGTACCCTACACGACTACACGTTAGTGAGCGGGTCTCCCTTTTCATTATtgtgttttcttgttgtgcAGCTACCATATCTGTTTTTGGTATTAGTGAACAATGGCGGTGTGTCAAGGACTCAAGGGTGGGCGGCCGATCAcacaatttttaaaaaaacgTTTACGCCTTATATTTATTAGAAAAAGTAAATTAATACAGACTAAATAAATGTTTTACTAACATGTCGACATCCAGACATCCGTTTCAAAATTTCAGGCTCCGTCACCATTAGTGAATGGTGATGAATGGTGAAGATGCATATACAAAATTCTGCATTTTAAAAACATGCATAGAATATTATTTTATTCTTATCTCAAATAAAATCTTTGCCAACTaaaaagttgcataattgagaTCAAGTTGAAGCTGGAAGATCTTTTTTCTTATCCATGTTTTATACGTAGTACGATGGTCGATGGCCACCAAACACATCCACGGGCCATAGGGTTATCATcaagataagtaatttgtaagATACTTCTTCCGATTAGAAATAATTATAACATTTTTCTAAGCTGTAcgtgtttttaatttttttttgggaatCACCATCAGTGACGAAGGCAGAATTAGAACTTTAAGGATATTTTTAAAGGGCTTGCGGAACTTTTTTTCCCTTTGGGGTGTTGGTGCACCCCATGCACCTTAGTGGCACCGCCACTTATCACCACCATTTACGGGCACTATTTATTTTCTTTGTCGTAGAAAACTTACCAAAATAAGAAATAGTGCAACTGTGATTATGAGattttcaaatacaaaaatGGTGCAATTATCTCTATACATATGAGGTAAGAAACAAGATACACTTGATGAGAGAACTGTTAAAAGTTTATTTTTCCtgttcaaacaaaataagtcgaGATAAGTTAAAGCAAAATAATTAAGTTGAATCAAACAGAGCCTCATTGGATTGAAGGCCAGTACATAACTCATTCAATTCATTTGTATGGTTGGATGACTAGTTATGAATATTGAAATCTTGTTTGGGGTTTTGCATGGATGAAAGTTGGGGTGGCCCTTAATTGGCGTTTGAAGTTTGTTAAGAAGCTGATttgtatttttgtgtgttttggttcTTTTATTTACCTTGGTTGTTTATTTTCTTATTGTGTTTCCATGCATTAAATTGGGGGATCTTGTAAAGTTGTAATTACCTACTGTGGAGGAAAGTCTTCAGGGTAGGTTATTATTAGAAAAAAGTTA
This sequence is a window from Spinacia oleracea cultivar Varoflay chromosome 1, BTI_SOV_V1, whole genome shotgun sequence. Protein-coding genes within it:
- the LOC110782931 gene encoding benzaldehyde dehydrogenase, mitochondrial; translation: MASQKISSFLSRTLASSSIRSLSQQGRTSHCRRVVSRYSTTAATEEPITPPVSVKYTQLLINGEFVDSASGKKLKTYDPRTGNVIAEVAEGDVEDINRAVSAARNAFDEGPWPKMTAYERSKILFKFADLLEQHTDEIAALETWDNGKPYEQAAKVELPMCVRLMRYYAGWADKIHGLTVPADGPYHLQTLHEPIGVVGQIIPWNFPILMFVWKVAPALACGNTIVLKTAEQTPLTALYAAKLLHEAGLPDGVVNVVSGYGPTAGGALASHMDVDKLAFTGSTVTGKLVLEMAAKSNLKPVTLELGGKSPFIVCKDADIDKAVELAHFALFFNQGQCCCAGSRTYVHESVHDEFVEKATARAMQRVVGDPFRKDIEQGPQIDSEQFEKVMQYIRSGIESGAKLETGGERLGSKGYYIQPTVFSNVNEDMLIAQDEIFGPVQSIFKFKELQEVVQRANNTHYGLAAGVFTQDIDTANTLARALRVGTVWVNCYDVFDAAIPFGGYKMSGQGREKGIYCLQNYLQVKAVVTPLKNPAWL